A window from Pokkaliibacter sp. MBI-7 encodes these proteins:
- a CDS encoding DUF1365 domain-containing protein gives MMKSCLYPGTVMHHRFKPRVHRFVYHVTAWLFDLDELPELDRQLTGFSYNAPNLFSLCDADHGLEPGQSLRDFADEINARHGLPRPARVELLCYPRILGYAFNPLAIYFCYDAAGQLQATLHQVSNTFGQRHLYVIPAEPSRQQGVRYQQADKVFYVSPFIDMDCRYRFRILPPGERVSVAIRQTDPQGVLLHAVFSGERQPLSQRSLWRQFMAMPLMTVKVMAAIHWEALRLWLKGIRLVPRPDQKAERITLGRMIDSPPLTPTTAMNLGLKKELR, from the coding sequence ATGATGAAATCCTGTCTTTATCCCGGCACGGTGATGCATCACCGTTTCAAACCCAGGGTGCATCGTTTTGTTTATCACGTCACCGCCTGGCTGTTTGATCTCGACGAGCTGCCTGAGCTGGATCGGCAGCTGACCGGGTTCTCCTATAACGCACCGAATCTGTTCAGCCTCTGCGATGCTGATCACGGCCTGGAGCCGGGTCAGAGCCTGCGTGACTTTGCTGATGAGATCAATGCGCGGCATGGCCTGCCGCGGCCGGCGCGGGTGGAGCTGCTGTGCTACCCGCGGATCCTCGGTTATGCCTTTAATCCGCTGGCGATCTATTTCTGCTACGACGCGGCCGGCCAGCTGCAGGCCACCCTGCATCAGGTCAGTAACACCTTTGGCCAGCGCCATCTGTATGTGATTCCGGCCGAGCCCAGCCGCCAGCAGGGGGTGCGTTATCAGCAGGCCGACAAGGTGTTCTACGTCTCGCCCTTTATCGATATGGACTGTCGCTATCGTTTTCGCATTCTGCCCCCCGGCGAGCGGGTCTCTGTGGCTATCCGCCAGACTGACCCCCAGGGTGTGCTGCTGCATGCGGTGTTCAGTGGTGAGCGTCAGCCCCTCAGCCAGCGGAGCCTGTGGCGGCAGTTCATGGCCATGCCGCTGATGACCGTCAAGGTGATGGCAGCCATCCACTGGGAGGCGCTGCGCCTGTGGCTGAAAGGCATCCGGCTGGTGCCGCGGCCTGACCAGAAGGCTGAGCGCATTACCCTTGGCCGCATGATTGATTCACCTCCCCTGACCCCTACAACCGCGATGAATCTTGGCTTGAAGAAGGAGCTGCGCTGA
- a CDS encoding FAD-dependent oxidoreductase, translated as MIDKQLSIAVIGSGISGLSCAWHLARRHKVTLFEKDDRFGGHSNTVQVTQQGVTTAVDTGFIVYNERCYPNLVALFEQLGVPTHATDMSFAVSLEQGQLEYSGTSLSGLFAQRRNLLRPSFWGMLKDILDFYRDADDWRNEIGPHTTLGQLLQQGGYGDAFRDQHLLPMGAAIWSTPMAQMLDYPALSFLRFCDNHGLLQLKERPQWYSVRGGSRVYVQKILDAIGPHAHCNRGVRSIRRLPGKVLIQDWQGDQWYFDQVVLACHADQALQLLADPGSDEKDVLSAFPYQRNRAILHSDLSLMPKRRRAWASWNYLGQRDEQGEQQVAVSYWMNRLQQLETPEPLIVTLNPPQQPAVDKVHASFLYDHPVFDVRAIAHQPQLWAIQGQRNTWFCGAWCGYGFHEDGLQSGLAVAEALTGVRRPWLTRAEDNRIALPEDWLQRHWQRAA; from the coding sequence ATGATCGACAAGCAACTCAGTATCGCCGTTATAGGTTCAGGCATCAGCGGCCTGAGCTGTGCCTGGCATCTGGCCAGGCGCCACAAGGTCACCCTGTTCGAGAAGGATGACCGCTTCGGCGGCCACTCCAATACCGTGCAGGTGACACAGCAGGGTGTCACCACGGCAGTGGACACCGGCTTCATCGTCTACAACGAACGCTGTTACCCCAATCTGGTGGCGCTGTTCGAGCAGCTGGGTGTGCCCACCCACGCCACCGACATGTCCTTTGCGGTGTCCCTTGAGCAGGGGCAGCTGGAATATTCCGGCACCTCGCTGAGCGGGTTGTTTGCCCAGCGTCGCAACCTGCTGCGCCCGTCATTCTGGGGCATGCTGAAAGATATCCTCGATTTCTACCGTGACGCCGATGACTGGCGCAACGAAATCGGTCCGCACACCACGCTGGGCCAGCTGCTGCAGCAGGGCGGTTATGGTGATGCCTTCCGTGATCAGCATTTGCTGCCGATGGGCGCGGCCATCTGGTCTACGCCGATGGCGCAGATGCTCGATTACCCGGCGCTGAGTTTCCTGCGCTTCTGCGACAACCACGGCCTGCTGCAACTGAAGGAACGGCCGCAGTGGTACAGCGTGCGTGGCGGCAGCCGGGTGTATGTGCAGAAGATTCTCGATGCCATCGGCCCCCATGCTCACTGCAACCGTGGCGTGCGCAGTATCCGCCGGCTGCCGGGCAAGGTGCTGATTCAGGACTGGCAGGGCGACCAGTGGTACTTCGACCAGGTGGTGCTGGCCTGCCATGCCGATCAGGCCCTGCAGCTGCTGGCCGATCCCGGTTCCGATGAAAAGGATGTGCTGTCGGCGTTCCCTTACCAGCGTAACCGCGCCATTCTGCACAGCGACCTTAGCCTGATGCCGAAGCGCCGTCGCGCCTGGGCCAGCTGGAATTATCTTGGCCAGCGGGACGAGCAGGGTGAGCAGCAGGTGGCGGTCAGTTACTGGATGAACCGGCTGCAGCAGCTGGAGACGCCCGAGCCGCTGATCGTCACCCTCAATCCGCCACAGCAGCCGGCAGTGGACAAGGTGCACGCCAGTTTCCTTTATGATCACCCGGTGTTTGATGTGCGTGCCATTGCGCATCAGCCGCAGCTGTGGGCGATTCAGGGCCAGCGTAATACCTGGTTCTGCGGTGCCTGGTGTGGCTACGGCTTCCATGAGGATGGTCTGCAGTCGGGGCTGGCCGTGGCCGAAGCGCTGACCGGTGTGCGCCGCCCCTGGCTGACCCGCGCCGAGGATAACCGCATTGCCCTGCCCGAAGACTGGCTGCAGCGCCACTGGCAGAGGGCGGCATGA
- a CDS encoding sigma-70 family RNA polymerase sigma factor, translating into MNSAAPDESGPDSVNLQQHWLNCMAAVAEQRDKTSFMQIYDYFAPRLNSYLHGLGAPQALAEELVQESLLNLWRKAHQFNPDKAALSTWLFRIARNLFIDAMRRQPSWLLAEQDMEEEIDPHSPSGDSHADGIKVQQAIQQLPMMQAQVVYKSYFEAKSHSEIAEELEIPLGSVKSSLRLAFQKLRVFLGQADSTHPNGYPDTSSKGEPS; encoded by the coding sequence ATGAACTCAGCCGCACCGGATGAATCAGGCCCCGACAGTGTCAACCTGCAACAGCACTGGCTGAACTGCATGGCGGCGGTGGCCGAACAGCGTGACAAAACCAGCTTTATGCAGATCTACGACTACTTTGCCCCCCGCCTCAACAGCTACCTGCATGGCCTCGGCGCCCCGCAGGCACTGGCGGAGGAGCTGGTGCAGGAAAGCCTGCTCAACCTCTGGCGCAAAGCCCATCAGTTCAACCCCGACAAGGCCGCGCTCAGTACCTGGCTGTTTCGTATTGCCCGGAACCTGTTTATTGATGCCATGCGCCGTCAGCCCAGCTGGCTGCTGGCCGAGCAGGACATGGAGGAGGAAATTGACCCGCACAGCCCCAGTGGCGACAGCCATGCCGACGGCATCAAGGTGCAGCAGGCGATTCAGCAGCTGCCGATGATGCAGGCTCAGGTGGTATACAAATCCTACTTCGAAGCCAAAAGCCACAGCGAAATCGCCGAGGAACTGGAGATTCCACTGGGCAGCGTCAAGTCCAGTCTGCGTCTGGCCTTCCAGAAGCTCCGTGTATTTCTCGGTCAGGCAGACAGCACACATCCGAACGGCTATCCGGACACCAGCAGTAAGGGAGAGCCATCATGA
- a CDS encoding ChrR family anti-sigma-E factor, producing the protein MKTPLRRQTPLALQPNHHPDDATLVSYAAGGLATALSVTVACHLAVCPRCRQRVSEADILGGHLLTHLPQQSLSASRRQAMLEALDQPSKDTEPSQPPAPAPADADDLLPAPLRPWLGERFSDLKWSTLGPGMKQVKIHVGNSNLRLFKIAPGTCMPLHSHGGSELTLVLRGSYSDEIGRFCPGDVADLDPEVEHQPIADRDQDCICLIATDAPLRFRGIVPRLLQPFFGL; encoded by the coding sequence ATGAAGACTCCGCTCCGGCGCCAGACCCCGCTGGCGTTGCAACCCAATCATCATCCCGACGATGCCACCCTGGTCAGTTACGCCGCCGGCGGGCTGGCAACCGCACTGTCGGTTACCGTGGCCTGCCACCTGGCTGTCTGCCCGCGCTGTCGTCAGCGGGTCAGCGAGGCCGACATACTGGGCGGTCACCTGCTTACGCACCTGCCTCAGCAGTCACTGTCGGCCTCCCGCCGACAGGCGATGCTGGAGGCGCTGGATCAGCCGTCTAAGGATACCGAGCCCAGCCAGCCGCCTGCTCCGGCCCCGGCTGACGCCGACGACCTGTTACCTGCGCCACTGCGGCCATGGCTTGGTGAGCGTTTTAGTGATCTGAAATGGAGCACCCTCGGCCCCGGCATGAAACAGGTCAAAATCCATGTCGGCAACAGCAATCTGCGCCTGTTCAAGATTGCTCCGGGCACCTGTATGCCGCTGCACAGCCACGGCGGCAGCGAGCTGACGCTGGTACTGCGCGGCTCCTACTCCGATGAAATCGGCCGCTTCTGCCCCGGTGACGTGGCCGATCTCGACCCCGAGGTGGAACATCAGCCCATCGCCGACCGCGATCAGGATTGCATCTGTCTGATCGCCACCGATGCGCCCCTGCGCTTCCGCGGTATTGTGCCGCGTCTGTTGCAGCCGTTCTTTGGTCTGTAA
- a CDS encoding extracellular solute-binding protein, translated as MKKLFAALTVGMVLATPAFATDHLVVYSAGPKPLSSGLAKAFEAKTGIKVDMFEATAGKIMARYEAEKANPQVDVIISAAWADAISLDQAGELLPYHSANAASVPAALQTPNYVAQGAAALAIAYNPQSGLPAPTRWSDLTQPTYKDQVTMPDPAKSGSSLTLVQGLVAKDETAAWKLFEGLAANQTLVPGPNNAAMNPVLQGAKGVVFGAVDYLVIGAKAKGESIEVVYPKDGTVLAPRPMMIIKTSQHQDAAKQFIDFALSEEGQKLVADEFILPARTDIQAKRPGWNDLSIIDFNEAAAAASAAATKAKFAAIMMK; from the coding sequence ATGAAAAAGCTGTTCGCTGCCCTGACGGTGGGCATGGTACTGGCCACTCCGGCTTTCGCGACTGATCATCTGGTGGTCTACAGCGCCGGTCCCAAGCCGCTGTCGTCGGGTCTGGCCAAAGCGTTTGAGGCCAAAACCGGCATCAAGGTAGATATGTTTGAAGCCACCGCGGGCAAGATCATGGCCCGTTATGAAGCGGAAAAAGCCAATCCGCAGGTGGATGTGATCATCTCTGCCGCCTGGGCCGATGCCATTTCCCTGGATCAGGCCGGTGAGCTGTTGCCCTACCACTCCGCCAACGCCGCTAGCGTGCCTGCCGCACTGCAGACTCCCAACTACGTAGCTCAGGGCGCTGCTGCACTGGCCATCGCCTACAACCCCCAATCCGGCCTGCCGGCACCGACCCGCTGGAGCGATCTGACCCAGCCCACCTACAAGGATCAGGTCACTATGCCTGACCCGGCCAAATCAGGTTCTTCACTGACTCTGGTGCAGGGTCTGGTTGCCAAGGATGAAACCGCAGCGTGGAAGCTGTTTGAAGGTCTGGCCGCCAACCAGACGCTGGTTCCCGGCCCCAACAACGCCGCCATGAACCCGGTCCTGCAGGGCGCCAAAGGCGTGGTGTTCGGTGCGGTGGACTATCTGGTGATCGGCGCCAAGGCCAAAGGTGAGAGCATCGAAGTGGTGTATCCCAAAGACGGCACCGTACTGGCACCCCGGCCAATGATGATCATCAAGACCTCGCAGCATCAGGATGCGGCCAAACAGTTCATCGATTTCGCTCTGTCCGAAGAGGGTCAGAAACTGGTGGCCGATGAGTTCATCCTGCCTGCGCGTACCGATATTCAGGCCAAACGTCCGGGCTGGAACGATCTCAGCATCATCGACTTCAATGAAGCCGCCGCCGCGGCCAGCGCAGCCGCCACCAAGGCCAAATTCGCTGCAATCATGATGAAGTAA
- a CDS encoding iron ABC transporter permease, with the protein MFELVLSQWQTQRSRWLAPALLWLAIALLVVIVGLPVLAILLYALFPHINEWSLAEPFSALLPTLADKQLLSATVNSLRLSAAITLLSCLLALPLACQRNRMSDRSGRWWDALLMVPFLIPPYIGSMAWMQLLQVKGFSEQLLGFNLAPYLYSFPGIVSVMALHLFPMIYFAASNALRVVGHRYGDVARVFGARPWQIFSRIYLPLVLPSLVSSCLIVFILSIEEFGTPEILGNRFGFHVIVTAIHDKFSDWPIDLPGASVLSLILIVIALAAYLLQRYISERFSANLDQQVINPPPLRRSLLARTLTQLLFIVVAVLAVVLPLLSISLSALMNTLSGGLHWNNLSLQPLLRLFDGDGDAWAAISTSLSLALMAACCTVLIALLVAFAVVRLRARATVLLDFLSILPNAIPGMAIAVGLILTWNQRFWPLTPYNTSLILLLAYVCLMLPYPIRMLSAALRQLPRSLDDAAYISGASELTVIFRILAPLLAPVALAAGFIVFAISTRELVSSIMLAPPGVETVATYVFHQFDQGSINAGMAMSLVTILVSGSIIVCGQRLQGRVRP; encoded by the coding sequence ATGTTTGAGCTGGTCTTATCGCAATGGCAGACACAGCGCAGCCGGTGGTTGGCACCGGCGCTGCTGTGGCTGGCTATTGCCCTGCTGGTGGTCATTGTCGGTTTACCGGTACTGGCCATCCTGCTCTATGCGCTGTTTCCCCATATCAACGAGTGGTCACTGGCCGAGCCGTTCAGCGCCCTGCTGCCGACCCTGGCCGACAAGCAGCTGCTCAGCGCCACCGTCAACTCACTGCGGCTGTCGGCGGCGATCACCCTGCTGTCCTGCCTGCTGGCTCTGCCGCTGGCCTGTCAGCGTAATCGCATGAGTGACCGCAGCGGCCGGTGGTGGGATGCGCTGCTGATGGTGCCTTTCCTGATCCCGCCCTATATCGGCTCCATGGCATGGATGCAGCTGCTGCAGGTGAAAGGTTTCAGCGAACAGCTGCTGGGCTTCAATCTGGCACCTTATCTGTATTCCTTTCCCGGCATTGTCAGTGTGATGGCGCTGCATCTGTTCCCGATGATCTACTTTGCCGCCAGCAACGCCCTGCGGGTGGTCGGTCATCGCTATGGCGACGTGGCCCGGGTGTTCGGTGCCCGGCCCTGGCAGATCTTCAGCCGCATCTATCTGCCGCTGGTGCTGCCCAGTCTGGTGTCGAGCTGCCTGATTGTGTTCATTCTCAGTATCGAGGAATTCGGCACGCCGGAAATTCTCGGCAACCGCTTTGGTTTCCATGTCATCGTCACCGCCATTCATGACAAGTTCTCTGACTGGCCCATCGATCTGCCCGGCGCCTCGGTGCTGTCGCTGATCCTGATCGTCATCGCGCTGGCGGCCTACCTGCTGCAGCGCTATATCAGCGAACGCTTCAGCGCCAATCTCGACCAGCAGGTGATCAACCCGCCGCCGCTGCGCCGTTCCCTGCTGGCCAGAACCCTGACGCAGCTGCTGTTTATTGTGGTGGCCGTGCTGGCGGTGGTGCTGCCACTGCTCAGTATCAGCCTCAGCGCCCTGATGAATACCCTGTCCGGCGGGCTGCACTGGAACAATCTCAGCCTGCAGCCGCTGCTGCGTCTGTTTGACGGCGACGGTGATGCCTGGGCAGCGATATCCACCAGCCTCAGTCTGGCCCTGATGGCCGCCTGCTGTACGGTACTGATCGCCCTGCTGGTGGCCTTTGCCGTAGTGCGTCTGCGTGCCCGCGCCACCGTATTGCTGGATTTTCTGTCGATTCTGCCCAACGCCATACCCGGCATGGCCATTGCGGTCGGCCTGATCCTGACCTGGAATCAGCGCTTCTGGCCGCTGACCCCATACAACACCTCACTGATCCTGCTGCTGGCCTATGTCTGCCTGATGCTGCCCTATCCCATCCGCATGCTCAGCGCTGCCCTGCGTCAGTTGCCACGTTCGCTGGATGACGCCGCCTATATCTCCGGTGCCAGCGAGCTGACCGTGATCTTCCGTATTCTGGCGCCACTGCTGGCGCCCGTGGCACTGGCCGCGGGCTTTATCGTCTTCGCCATTTCCACCCGCGAGCTGGTCAGCTCCATCATGCTGGCGCCGCCGGGGGTGGAAACCGTCGCCACCTATGTCTTCCACCAGTTCGATCAGGGCTCCATCAATGCCGGCATGGCCATGAGTCTGGTCACCATTCTGGTGTCCGGCAGCATCATAGTCTGCGGTCAGCGCCTGCAGGGGAGAGTACGTCCATGA
- a CDS encoding ABC transporter ATP-binding protein, with the protein MSQLSIQHLSKAFGHTAILRDINLEVEQGSFLTLLGPSGCGKTTLLRIIAGLEQADQGRIQAGQRTFVDCAAGVELSPQQRRLGFVFQDYGLWPHMSVADNVAFPLQMARVSRHDIAARVREVLTAVRLQQHADKLPEKLSGGQKQRVSIARALAAKPGLILFDEPLSNLDANLREELGQEIRLLSKQLGLTCINVTHDRREAQILSDQIALMKDGLCHQLGAPEQLFRAPVDLWAARFLDAGNILPAATVMGEPRGTEQQVLVPRGAFRLAEDAPLQAAVISSLYIDDRYEVTASLDGHLVKVFTHQHLQQGQPVRLAVDHQQVLSYTAD; encoded by the coding sequence ATGAGCCAGCTGAGCATCCAGCATCTGTCCAAGGCCTTTGGCCACACCGCGATCCTGCGCGATATCAATCTGGAGGTGGAACAGGGCAGCTTTCTTACCCTGCTCGGCCCGTCCGGCTGCGGCAAGACCACTCTGCTGCGTATCATCGCCGGGCTGGAGCAGGCTGATCAGGGCCGTATTCAGGCCGGACAGCGGACCTTTGTCGACTGTGCCGCGGGCGTGGAGCTGTCGCCGCAGCAACGGCGTCTGGGCTTTGTCTTTCAGGATTACGGTCTGTGGCCGCACATGAGCGTGGCCGACAATGTTGCCTTCCCGCTGCAGATGGCCAGAGTCAGCCGTCACGATATTGCCGCGCGGGTCAGGGAAGTACTGACCGCGGTGCGGCTGCAGCAGCACGCTGACAAGCTGCCGGAAAAACTCTCTGGCGGGCAGAAACAGCGGGTCTCCATCGCCCGGGCACTGGCCGCCAAACCGGGGCTGATTCTGTTTGACGAGCCGCTGTCGAATCTGGATGCCAACCTGCGCGAAGAACTCGGGCAGGAAATCCGTCTGCTGTCGAAACAGCTGGGGCTGACCTGTATTAACGTCACCCATGACCGCCGTGAAGCACAGATCCTGTCGGATCAGATTGCCCTGATGAAGGATGGCCTGTGCCACCAGCTCGGTGCGCCGGAGCAACTGTTCCGTGCTCCGGTTGATCTGTGGGCAGCGCGTTTTCTCGATGCCGGCAATATCCTGCCCGCCGCCACAGTCATGGGCGAACCACGGGGTACGGAGCAGCAGGTACTGGTGCCGCGCGGCGCTTTCCGGCTGGCCGAAGATGCCCCGCTGCAGGCCGCAGTGATCAGCAGCCTGTACATTGATGACCGCTATGAAGTGACCGCCAGCCTCGATGGCCATCTGGTCAAGGTGTTCACCCATCAGCACCTGCAGCAGGGTCAGCCGGTCCGGCTGGCCGTCGATCATCAGCAGGTACTCAGTTACACCGCTGACTGA
- a CDS encoding iron-containing alcohol dehydrogenase → MSIQEFYVPTVSLMGPGSFSKLPERVKTLGGKKPLVVTDKGMTALGYTGKLTELLGNAGIDAVVFDDTVPNPTDTNVADGLAVYQANQCDLLISFGGGSSHDCCKAIGLVATSGGTIHDYEGLDKASKALPPYIAVNTTAGTASEMTRFTIITNTSNHVKMAIVDWRVTPNVAINDPELMVDMPPALTAATGMDALTHAIEAYVSTAATPITDACALQAISLIGKFLRRAVARGTDLEARDKMAYAEYLAGMAFNNASLGHVHAMSHQLGGFYNLPHGVCNALLLPHVCRVNLMARQERFADIAAALGEKVEGLSARAAGEQAIDAIVALSKDVGIPQHLAELGVKDEDIETMVVNAQKDVCGFTNPRKLTDAQVAAIYRAAM, encoded by the coding sequence ATGAGTATTCAGGAATTCTACGTACCTACCGTGTCACTGATGGGCCCAGGCTCCTTCTCTAAACTGCCCGAACGGGTGAAAACCCTGGGCGGCAAAAAGCCGCTGGTAGTCACCGACAAGGGCATGACGGCGCTGGGATACACCGGCAAGCTGACCGAACTGCTGGGCAATGCCGGCATCGATGCGGTGGTGTTCGATGACACGGTTCCCAACCCGACCGATACCAATGTGGCTGACGGGCTGGCGGTGTATCAGGCAAATCAATGTGATCTGCTGATTTCTTTTGGTGGTGGCAGCTCTCATGACTGCTGCAAAGCCATCGGTCTGGTGGCTACCAGCGGCGGCACCATCCATGACTACGAAGGTCTGGATAAGGCCAGCAAGGCGCTGCCACCCTATATCGCGGTCAACACCACTGCTGGTACCGCCAGTGAGATGACCCGTTTCACCATCATCACCAACACTTCCAATCACGTGAAGATGGCCATCGTCGACTGGCGCGTGACCCCCAACGTGGCGATCAACGACCCTGAACTGATGGTCGATATGCCGCCTGCACTGACCGCCGCTACCGGTATGGATGCCCTGACCCATGCCATCGAGGCCTATGTTTCCACTGCTGCCACCCCCATCACCGACGCCTGCGCACTGCAGGCCATCAGCCTGATCGGCAAGTTCCTGCGCCGTGCCGTGGCACGCGGTACCGATCTCGAAGCCCGCGACAAGATGGCCTACGCCGAGTATCTGGCCGGTATGGCCTTCAACAACGCCAGCCTTGGTCACGTCCATGCCATGTCGCACCAGCTGGGCGGCTTCTACAACCTGCCCCACGGCGTGTGTAACGCCCTGCTGCTGCCTCACGTCTGCCGCGTCAATCTGATGGCCCGTCAGGAGCGCTTTGCCGATATCGCCGCCGCTCTGGGTGAAAAGGTGGAAGGGCTGTCAGCCCGTGCTGCCGGTGAACAGGCCATCGACGCCATCGTCGCGCTGTCCAAAGATGTGGGCATTCCCCAGCATCTGGCTGAGCTGGGCGTGAAGGATGAAGATATCGAAACCATGGTGGTCAATGCGCAGAAAGACGTCTGCGGCTTTACCAACCCACGCAAACTGACCGATGCCCAGGTCGCGGCGATCTATCGCGCTGCCATGTAA
- a CDS encoding DMT family transporter, giving the protein MLCRRFLPTVVLATFLFGSSFPASKALLHDMAPLWLVSLRFLTAALALLPVVIWQWRRGRLPSAMPWGKLLLIGLLQTTGSMALLNLGLQTTLPATAAILMASNPLWVALLSWLLLGESIQRQVWSGNALAFVGVILCLGGTSLAASISGGELLVLCGTWSWALATLALRRFTLPLDSWTLSFWQMLMGALVLGLLALLSGQPFALPHSLSSWLTFGWLALPATTGAMVTWFMALAMGGAVYASGFLFLTPLFATLIGFALTRHLPAASTLLGGVLIGCGIYWAARRPVMQKSADVGAIKKPLQSD; this is encoded by the coding sequence ATGCTTTGCCGTCGCTTTCTGCCCACGGTGGTATTGGCCACCTTCCTGTTTGGTTCATCCTTTCCTGCCAGTAAGGCCCTGCTGCACGACATGGCGCCGCTGTGGCTGGTCAGCCTGCGCTTTCTGACGGCTGCACTGGCGCTGCTGCCGGTGGTGATATGGCAATGGCGGCGGGGCCGGCTGCCATCCGCCATGCCCTGGGGCAAGCTGTTGCTGATCGGCTTGTTGCAGACCACCGGTTCCATGGCGTTGCTTAATCTGGGCCTGCAGACCACCCTGCCTGCCACCGCTGCGATCCTGATGGCCAGCAACCCGCTGTGGGTAGCGTTGCTGTCGTGGTTGCTGCTGGGCGAGTCGATTCAGAGGCAGGTGTGGAGCGGTAACGCACTGGCATTCGTGGGCGTCATCCTCTGTCTGGGGGGCACATCACTGGCCGCCTCCATCAGTGGCGGCGAGCTGCTGGTGCTGTGCGGCACCTGGAGCTGGGCACTGGCCACCCTGGCCCTGCGTCGTTTTACCCTGCCGCTGGACAGCTGGACCCTGAGTTTCTGGCAGATGCTGATGGGCGCACTGGTGCTGGGTCTGCTGGCGCTGCTCAGTGGTCAGCCGTTTGCGCTGCCGCACAGCCTCTCTTCATGGCTGACCTTTGGCTGGCTGGCCCTACCGGCGACCACCGGAGCCATGGTGACCTGGTTTATGGCACTGGCCATGGGCGGAGCGGTGTATGCCAGCGGCTTCCTGTTCCTGACGCCGCTGTTCGCTACGCTGATTGGCTTTGCCCTGACCCGTCATCTGCCCGCTGCTTCAACTCTGCTCGGAGGGGTGCTGATCGGTTGTGGTATCTACTGGGCAGCGCGGCGGCCGGTGATGCAGAAGAGCGCAGATGTCGGTGCAATAAAAAAGCCGCTGCAGTCAGACTGA
- a CDS encoding helix-turn-helix transcriptional regulator: MDTSERNLMSHFAACHPGEWEPSRAAISGLAKTFADGYRQAMHQHRRGQLIYACRGVMEIITAQGRWRVPPQRAIWMPAGVEHQLLAHGEVELRSLYLAADAVPAHFPSQPRAVTVTPLLRELILQALAFTADGPQDRRQHLLLALIPEEVQWSAEQALYLPQPGDARLQRICSVLLQHPADARSLAQWGELAGASSRTLARLFQQELGMSYRLWRQQLTVQAALPRLAQGEQVSRIASDLGYDTLGAFGALFRRLMGVSPSAYAQSLQQP; this comes from the coding sequence ATGGATACCAGCGAACGTAACCTTATGAGTCATTTTGCCGCCTGCCACCCCGGTGAATGGGAGCCGTCCCGCGCGGCCATCAGTGGTCTGGCCAAAACCTTTGCCGATGGCTACCGGCAGGCCATGCATCAGCACCGGCGCGGCCAGCTGATTTACGCCTGCCGTGGCGTGATGGAAATCATCACAGCTCAGGGCCGCTGGCGAGTGCCACCACAACGGGCCATCTGGATGCCGGCCGGGGTCGAACATCAGCTGCTGGCCCACGGTGAAGTGGAGCTGCGCAGTCTGTATCTTGCGGCTGATGCCGTGCCAGCACACTTTCCCTCGCAACCGCGGGCGGTGACGGTGACGCCACTGCTGCGGGAGCTGATTCTGCAGGCGTTGGCCTTTACTGCCGACGGTCCACAGGATCGCCGTCAGCATCTGTTGCTGGCCCTGATACCGGAAGAGGTGCAATGGTCAGCCGAGCAGGCGCTGTATCTGCCTCAGCCCGGTGATGCCCGTCTGCAGCGAATCTGCTCGGTGTTACTGCAACACCCGGCTGATGCCCGGTCACTGGCACAGTGGGGTGAGCTGGCAGGCGCTTCCAGCCGTACGCTGGCAAGGCTGTTCCAGCAGGAGCTGGGGATGTCGTACCGGCTCTGGCGTCAGCAACTGACCGTGCAGGCAGCGCTGCCGCGTCTGGCGCAGGGCGAGCAGGTCAGCCGCATTGCCAGTGATCTGGGCTATGACACCCTCGGTGCCTTTGGTGCTCTGTTTCGTCGCCTGATGGGGGTCAGCCCCAGCGCATACGCCCAGTCATTGCAGCAGCCATAA